The following are from one region of the Pseudohongiella spirulinae genome:
- a CDS encoding BatA domain-containing protein, which translates to MSFLSPLFLLGLLAAAIPVAIHLIRRENPPKVMFGSLRFLKQTTKKLILFQQIQQWLLLALRALLICLLVFAFARPFLYQGSLARLVDAEPESVVILLDTSLSMHYADRFDRARDQVLTVLNALSPADEAALVTFAGATQNVRELTSEIDSLRSFVESLESPGYDRVRFFPPLQLANDLLAQASHERRRIVLVSDFQAAGMSDALQGWMLAPGVALQGISVADERSNNLSITDVRVPEQLTAIDADQSVLVRVRSTGTVFQDRGTLTLRLNGQTVEQQPVVLQDSAEQVVTLPLALDGSGQYQGELILAGDSFDLDNRWHFSLDVMPRMQVLIVNGAPSADWYDDEAHWFSLALQGMDSSPFEVTTVQAATLTAGLISEHDAVVLLNVDEVPQSSLSALQRFVEDGGSLWFAPGDRVDAQLFNQNFSSLSPARLLTSSVLTANDYRLIADMDRRHPALSGLDVDWSTRFEGFWQTEPALDSEVLIRLDSGEPLLLEQPMASGRSMLLSSSLDLGWSNFPLQGLYLPFVHEVLTYLIQPPQRQQSWQVGDVIALDSFFDASDERAVQLREPDGREVNVTRESPFYTARMPGVVSGPDSMMFSVNIAPDAATLAAIDVAELSDAVLNPETTPVISERVRTAQLIADIEQPQRLWWWILLLVVVVLLLEGWIANRTYR; encoded by the coding sequence ATGAGTTTTCTGTCGCCGTTGTTTCTGCTGGGGCTGTTGGCTGCTGCTATTCCGGTGGCCATCCACCTGATCAGGCGTGAGAATCCGCCCAAGGTGATGTTCGGCTCACTGCGATTCCTCAAGCAGACCACCAAAAAACTGATCCTGTTTCAGCAGATTCAGCAATGGTTACTGCTTGCTCTGCGAGCCCTGTTAATCTGTCTTCTGGTTTTTGCGTTTGCCAGGCCATTTTTGTACCAGGGTTCACTGGCCAGGCTGGTCGATGCTGAACCCGAGTCAGTGGTTATATTGCTGGATACCTCGCTCAGTATGCATTATGCGGACCGGTTTGATCGGGCACGTGATCAGGTATTGACTGTGTTGAATGCATTGTCACCAGCTGACGAAGCAGCACTTGTCACATTTGCCGGTGCGACACAGAATGTCCGTGAGCTGACCAGTGAGATCGATAGTCTGCGTAGCTTTGTTGAGAGCCTGGAGTCACCGGGCTACGATCGTGTCCGGTTTTTCCCGCCACTGCAGCTGGCTAATGATCTGCTCGCTCAGGCTAGCCATGAGCGGCGACGGATAGTGCTGGTGTCGGATTTTCAGGCGGCGGGTATGAGCGACGCTCTGCAAGGCTGGATGCTGGCCCCGGGCGTTGCCTTGCAAGGTATCAGTGTGGCTGATGAGCGCAGCAATAATCTCAGTATTACAGATGTGCGTGTACCTGAGCAGTTAACCGCCATTGATGCAGATCAGTCCGTTTTGGTCCGGGTAAGAAGTACCGGCACGGTTTTTCAGGATCGAGGTACGCTGACATTGCGTCTTAATGGACAGACTGTTGAGCAGCAGCCGGTAGTGCTGCAGGACAGTGCGGAACAAGTGGTCACTCTGCCGTTGGCACTGGACGGCAGCGGTCAGTATCAGGGTGAATTGATTCTGGCGGGAGACAGCTTTGATCTGGATAACCGGTGGCACTTCAGTCTGGACGTCATGCCTCGCATGCAGGTATTGATTGTGAATGGTGCCCCGTCTGCAGACTGGTATGACGATGAGGCGCACTGGTTCAGTCTGGCTCTGCAGGGAATGGACAGTTCACCGTTTGAAGTGACAACGGTGCAGGCTGCAACGCTGACGGCCGGGCTGATCAGTGAACATGATGCCGTAGTGTTGCTGAATGTGGACGAGGTTCCGCAGAGCAGTCTGTCGGCTTTACAGCGCTTTGTGGAGGATGGCGGATCGCTGTGGTTTGCGCCAGGTGACAGAGTTGATGCGCAGCTGTTCAATCAGAATTTCAGCAGTCTGTCGCCTGCTCGCCTGCTGACTTCCAGTGTACTGACCGCCAATGACTACAGGCTGATAGCTGATATGGATCGTCGTCACCCGGCCTTGTCGGGCCTGGATGTGGACTGGAGCACGCGTTTCGAAGGTTTCTGGCAGACTGAACCCGCGCTGGATTCTGAGGTGTTAATACGCCTGGATTCAGGGGAGCCGTTGTTGCTGGAACAGCCTATGGCTTCAGGTCGAAGCATGTTGCTTAGCAGTTCTCTGGACCTTGGCTGGAGTAATTTTCCGCTGCAAGGTCTATATTTGCCTTTTGTACATGAAGTCCTGACTTATCTGATACAGCCGCCTCAACGGCAGCAGTCCTGGCAAGTTGGCGACGTCATCGCTCTGGACAGTTTTTTTGACGCAAGTGATGAGCGCGCTGTTCAACTGCGTGAACCGGACGGCCGTGAAGTGAATGTGACTCGCGAGTCGCCATTTTACACAGCACGAATGCCCGGTGTTGTCAGTGGCCCGGACTCGATGATGTTTTCTGTGAATATTGCGCCCGATGCAGCCACACTGGCTGCCATCGATGTTGCCGAGCTGAGTGATGCGGTGCTAAATCCCGAAACCACACCGGTAATCAGCGAGCGTGTAAGAACGGCGCAATTAATTGCAGATATTGAACAGCCGCAGCGGCTGTGGTGGTGGATTCTGCTGTTGGTAGTTGTGGTGCTCTTGCTGGAGGGTTGGATTGCCAACCGGACCTATCGATAA